From the Meleagris gallopavo isolate NT-WF06-2002-E0010 breed Aviagen turkey brand Nicholas breeding stock chromosome 19, Turkey_5.1, whole genome shotgun sequence genome, one window contains:
- the CRB2 gene encoding protein crumbs homolog 2 isoform X4, with protein sequence MELKKTTPRVYNAAFLLPLFLLFWGTSYSENDSSCSSSPCENGGSCKDLEVGYQCICPMHPIAYMGMNCELLYDACTKHNCPAHMICNNTPGLPEYECICMPGFTGINCEAEIDECDSYPCQNGALCSDHIGFYTCTCMPGYQGIQCEVDINECISQPCQHNGTCHDLINSYQCDCSDTGFEGDHCELDILECASEPCLNNATCVEGIKNYSCACWTGYTGQRCEEDVNECATDPCHNGGVCFERSNQSYYGSQPDFPSDFSYSQAAGFLCWCQPGFAGETCFTNIDECESQPCQNGGHCVDLVDGFLCHCLPGYSGVECAVNINECEEGPCKNGAVCEDGIADYTCHCAPSQDGIVWGGKNCSVKLTGCQTHDCQNEALCIPTYQAESHGHLCQCQPGFYDATCSTPTTFSFASRGYLLIELPVNNQSRREVAGEQLASVSLRFRTTLPSAILFYRGREAEYLFLELFDGILRAQLKRQDEYLLRLEGLRVDDGHWHKVEVVLQNTVQLKLWHDSCDAGICVQSSPVPHNATAIPHTFLSMYIGGAEDPLANNTQSQQGFVGCLEDLQVDAEAVLPVALPVSEVSPVTQGCDRTEWCLSKPCFHGGLCVDLWTTFRCDCLRPYGGPVCSYEHPAVTFGLENSTSFSSFILSDSLGADFNISFFIRSLKPNGLLLQISNETDPCLTIYLKKGKLKIEMLSTDTVTFPENLVDGRRHLVALSFQGGIVGAHQPDTYVELGQLAGRPPLTGYEVYIGGRPDPDSTGLWGGYFKGCLQDIQLNGHKIEFFQVENYSLPDELNRTQNINLVNGCISDNTCKSEPCQNGGTCTVTWNDFHCSCPANFTGKFCEERVWCESDPCPEATTCIDVPAGYVCLANATFNSSAAIEFTTNASVTRTLDSLLMDFRTRDKDAVLLRAMEEVDSLQIAIKNSSLLVDIRSGNNIEGVSFLSQSAVTDGAWHTISVSMEEPSALSSRWVAHLDGSVNMTLQGNAGNLDFLKNNALIVLAENFTGCLGQVKIGGIYLPFTPHLSYPQPEQFQQSSRTTVQLGCTGADVCASNPCSNAGICKDLFNSFSCACSAGWEGLLCESNIDDCQSSPCVHGNCTDRLADFQCECFRGYIGKKCDINVDDCVRHQCQNGATCVDGVYGYSCKCPAQYSGPRCEWPFPPEQCGKNFTCLNGGKCITETWGANCTCKPGFTGRNCQININECDPNPCQNGGTCQDSENKFKCLCSASYAGERCDINKGTPGAFFPSPLIEVAVPVACGSLLLLSIGLIFMIITARKRRQSEGTYSPSQQEVAGARLEMDSVLKVPPEERLI encoded by the exons ATGGAATTAAAGAAAACTACACCCAGGGTATACaatgctgctttcctgctgccACTTTTCCTCTTATTTTGGG GAACTTCGTACTCTGAAAATGATAGCAGTTGTTCATCATCCCCGTGTGAAAATGGTGGGAGCTGTAAGGATTTGGAAGTGGGGTACCAGTGCATCTGTCCCATGCACCCCATAGCCTACATGGGCATGAACTGTGAACTCCTCTATGATGCGTGCACTAAACACAATTGCCCTGCCCATATGATTTGCAACAATACTCCAGGACTTCCAGAATATGAATGCATCTGCATGCCTGGCTTTACAG GAATAAACTGTGAAGCTGAAATAGATGAATGTGATTCGTATCCTTGTCAGAATGGGGCCTTGTGCAGTGATCACATTGGGTTCTACACCTGCACCTGTATGCCAGGTTACCAAGGAATCCAGTGTGAGGTGGACATCAATGAATGTATAAGCCAGCCATGCCAGCACAATGGGACGTGTCATGATCTCATTAACAG TTACCAATGTGACTGCAGTGACACAGGCTTTGAAGGGGACCATTGTGAATTGGATATCCTGGAGTGTGCCTCTGAGCCCTGTCTGAACAATGCCACGTGTGTTGAAGGAATCAAGAACTACAGCTGTGCCTGCTGGACAG GTTACACAGGGCAGCGTTGTGAAGAGGATGTGAACGAGTGTGCGACAGATCCCTGTCACAACGGAGGTGTGTGCTTTGAGCGATCCAACCAGTCCTATTATGGGTCACAACCTGACTTCCCCAGCGATTTCAGCTACAGCCAAGCAGCTGGCTTCCTCTGTTGGTGTCAGCCAGGCTTTGCAG GGGAGACCTGCTTTACTAACATCGATGAGTGCGAATCCCAGCCATGTCAGAATGGCGGTCACTGTGTGGACCTTGTTGATGGCTTTCTTTGTCATTGTTTACCAGGTTATTCAG GTGTGGAATGTGCTGTTAACATCAATGAGTGTGAGGAGGGTCCCTGCAAGAATGGAGCTGTCTGTGAGGATGGCATTGCTGACTATACCTGCCACTGTGCCCCTAGCCAGGATGGCATTGTCTGGGGAGGGAAGAACTGCTCTGTCAAGCTCACTGGGTGCCAGACACATGACTGCCAAAATGAGGCCTTGTGTATCCCGACTTACCAAGCTGAGAGCCACGGCcacctgtgccagtgccagcCTGGTTTCTATGATGCCACATGCTCAACACCaacaacattttcctttgcttccagAGGGTATCTCCTCATTGAGCTGCCCGTGAACAATCAGAGCAGGAGGGAGGtagcaggagagcagcttgcCAGTGTGTCCCTCCGGTTCCGAACCACCCTGCCCAGCGCCATCCTTTTTTACCGAGGCCGTGAAGCTGAATACTTGTTCCTGGAGCTCTTTGATGGCATTCTACGTGCACAACTGAAGAGGCAGGATGAGTACCTGCTGCGGCTGGAGGGGCTGAGAGTTGATGATGGCCACTGGCATAAAGTTGAAGTTGTTCTGCAGAACACTGTGCAGCTCAAACTCTGGCACGACTCCTGTGATGCAGGTATCTGCGTGCAGAGCTCTCCTGTCCCACACAACGCTACTGCAATCCCACACACCTTCCTGAGCATGTATATTGGAGGTGCTGAGGATCCACTGGCCAACAACACACAGAGTCAGCAGGGCTTTGTTGGCTGCCTGGAAGACTTGCAGGTGGATGCTGAAGCTGTGCTCCCGGTGGCTCTCCCTGTGAGTGAGGTTTCCCCTGTGACACAGGGCTGCGACCGCACTGAGTGGTGCCTCTCCAAGCCCTGCTTTCATGGCGGGTTGTGTGTGGACCTTTGGACAACGTTCAGGTGTGACTGTTTGAGGCCATACGGAGGCCCTGTTTGCTCATATG AACACCCAGCAGTAACATTTGGCCTAGAGAATTCTACTagcttttcctctttcatcCTTTCTGATAGCCTTGGTGCAGACTTCAACATCTCCTTTTTCATCCGTAGTCTGAAACCAAATGGTTTACTATTGCAAATCAGCAATGAAACAGACCCCTGCCTCACTATATACTTGAAGAAAGGCAAGCTAAAGATTGAGATGTTATCTACAGATACTGTGACATTTCCGGAAAATTTAGTTGATGGGAGAAGACATCTGGTAGCTCTGTCTTTCCAAGGAGGAATTGTTGGTGCTCACCAACCAGACACGTATGTGGAGCTGGGACAACTGGCAGGACGGCCTCCTTTAACTGGCTATGAAGTGTATATTGGTGGACGTCCTGACCCAGACAGCACTGGCCTGTGGGGAGGGTATTTTAAAGGCTGCTTGCAAGACATCCAACTGAATGGCCACAAAATAGAGTTTTTTCAGGTTGAGAACTACAGTCTGCCAGATGAACTTAATAGGACTCAAAATATTAATCTGGTGAATGGATGCATCTCTGATAACACCTGCAAG TCTGAACCATGTCAGAATGGTGGCACATGCACTGTCACTTGGAATGACTTCCATTGCAGCTGTCCAGCAAATTTCACTGGGAAGTTTTGTGAAGAGAGAGTCTGGTGTGAAAGTGACCCATGTCCTGAAGCTACTACTTGTATAGATGTTCCAGCAGGATATGTGT GTTTGGCTAATGCAACATTTAATAGTTCTGCTGCCATTGAATTTACCACCAATGCATCTGTGACCAGAACTCTGGACAGCCTCCTCATGGATTTCAGAACCAGAGACAAAGACGCTGTTTTGCTTCGGGCTATGGAAGAAGTGGACTCCCTCCAGATAGCTATTAAGAACTCCTCTTTGCTCGTTGACATCAGGAGCGGGAATAATATTGAAGGTGTCAGCTTCCTGAGTCAGAGCGCTGTCACGGATGGCGCCTGGCACACAATCTCTGTGTCAATGGAGGAGCCTTCTGCACTGTCTTCCAGATGGGTGGCTCATTTGGATGGGTCTGTTAATATGActttgcagggaaatgctggGAACCTGGATTTCTTAAAGAACAATGCACTGATTGTTCTAGCTGAAAACTTCACGGGCTGCCTAGGACAAGTGAAGATAGGAGGGATCTACCTGCCATTCACTCCCCATCTCTCATATCCCCAGCCAGAACAGTTCCAGCAGTCCAGCAGAACAACTGTCCAGTTAGGCTGCACGGGGGCTGATGTCTGTGCTTCTAATCCTTGCAGCAATGCTGGCATCTGCAAGGACTTGTTCAACTCCTtcagctgtgcctgcagtgctggctggGAGGGGCTGCTCTGCGAGTCCAATATTGATGACTGCCAGTCAAGCCCGTGTGTTCATGGGAACTGCACTGATAGACTAGCAGATTTTCAGTGTGAATGCTTCCGGGGATACATTGGAAAGAAGTGTGACATCAATGTGGATGACTGTGTGCGGCACCAGTGCCAAAATGGAGCTACCTGTGTTGATGGGGTTTATGGCTACTCCTGCAAGTGCCCAGCGCAGTATTCAGGACCTCGCTGCGA aTGGCCATTCCCACCTGAACAATGTGGTAAGAACTTCACCTGTCTGAATGGTGGCAAGTGCATCACTGAGACCTGGGGAGCCAACTGCACTTGCAAGCCAGGTTTCACTGGAAGGAA ttgTCAAATTAATATAAACGAATGTGATCCAAACCCTTGCCAGAATGGAGGTACCTGTCAAGACTCTGAGAACAAATTCAAGTGCTTGTGCAGTGCCAGCTACGCTGGAGAGCGCTGTGACATTAAC aaaggGACTCCAGGtgctttcttcccctccccactAATTGAAGTAGCTGTCCCTGTAGCCTGTGGCTCTTTACTGCTGCTCAGTATTGGTCTCATATTCATGATTATCACTGCAAGGAAGAGGCGCCA
- the CRB2 gene encoding protein crumbs homolog 2 isoform X1, whose amino-acid sequence MELKKTTPRVYNAAFLLPLFLLFWGTSYSENDSSCSSSPCENGGSCKDLEVGYQCICPMHPIAYMGMNCELLYDACTKHNCPAHMICNNTPGLPEYECICMPGFTGIDCSININECESNPCKDPRFECVDSVSGYACKCQTGLNGEGCQSSVCSSHICLNNGTCVEGPGDSACICQPGFTGAHCKDNIDECASNPCQNGAICRDRVNEYSCFCVPGFQGYNCEIDINECASRPCKNNGTCLNEMDHYLCTCIPGYTGINCEAEIDECDSYPCQNGALCSDHIGFYTCTCMPGYQGIQCEVDINECISQPCQHNGTCHDLINSYQCDCSDTGFEGDHCELDILECASEPCLNNATCVEGIKNYSCACWTGYTGQRCEEDVNECATDPCHNGGVCFERSNQSYYGSQPDFPSDFSYSQAAGFLCWCQPGFAGETCFTNIDECESQPCQNGGHCVDLVDGFLCHCLPGYSGVECAVNINECEEGPCKNGAVCEDGIADYTCHCAPSQDGIVWGGKNCSVKLTGCQTHDCQNEALCIPTYQAESHGHLCQCQPGFYDATCSTPTTFSFASRGYLLIELPVNNQSRREVAGEQLASVSLRFRTTLPSAILFYRGREAEYLFLELFDGILRAQLKRQDEYLLRLEGLRVDDGHWHKVEVVLQNTVQLKLWHDSCDAGICVQSSPVPHNATAIPHTFLSMYIGGAEDPLANNTQSQQGFVGCLEDLQVDAEAVLPVALPVSEVSPVTQGCDRTEWCLSKPCFHGGLCVDLWTTFRCDCLRPYGGPVCSYEHPAVTFGLENSTSFSSFILSDSLGADFNISFFIRSLKPNGLLLQISNETDPCLTIYLKKGKLKIEMLSTDTVTFPENLVDGRRHLVALSFQGGIVGAHQPDTYVELGQLAGRPPLTGYEVYIGGRPDPDSTGLWGGYFKGCLQDIQLNGHKIEFFQVENYSLPDELNRTQNINLVNGCISDNTCKSEPCQNGGTCTVTWNDFHCSCPANFTGKFCEERVWCESDPCPEATTCIDVPAGYVCLANATFNSSAAIEFTTNASVTRTLDSLLMDFRTRDKDAVLLRAMEEVDSLQIAIKNSSLLVDIRSGNNIEGVSFLSQSAVTDGAWHTISVSMEEPSALSSRWVAHLDGSVNMTLQGNAGNLDFLKNNALIVLAENFTGCLGQVKIGGIYLPFTPHLSYPQPEQFQQSSRTTVQLGCTGADVCASNPCSNAGICKDLFNSFSCACSAGWEGLLCESNIDDCQSSPCVHGNCTDRLADFQCECFRGYIGKKCDINVDDCVRHQCQNGATCVDGVYGYSCKCPAQYSGPRCEWPFPPEQCGKNFTCLNGGKCITETWGANCTCKPGFTGRNCQININECDPNPCQNGGTCQDSENKFKCLCSASYAGERCDINKGTPGAFFPSPLIEVAVPVACGSLLLLSIGLIFMIITARKRRQSEGTYSPSQQEVAGARLEMDSVLKVPPEERLI is encoded by the exons ATGGAATTAAAGAAAACTACACCCAGGGTATACaatgctgctttcctgctgccACTTTTCCTCTTATTTTGGG GAACTTCGTACTCTGAAAATGATAGCAGTTGTTCATCATCCCCGTGTGAAAATGGTGGGAGCTGTAAGGATTTGGAAGTGGGGTACCAGTGCATCTGTCCCATGCACCCCATAGCCTACATGGGCATGAACTGTGAACTCCTCTATGATGCGTGCACTAAACACAATTGCCCTGCCCATATGATTTGCAACAATACTCCAGGACTTCCAGAATATGAATGCATCTGCATGCCTGGCTTTACAGGTATTGATTGTAGCATTAATATTAATGAGTGCGAGAGCAACCCTTGTAAAGATCCTCGTTTCGAATGTGTGGATAGTGTAAGTGGATACGCCTGTAAATGCCAAACAGGACTGAATGGAGAGGGCTGCCAAAGCTCTGTGTGCTCTAGCCACATCTGCCTAAATAACGGGACGTGTGTCGAGGGTCCTGGGGACTCTGCCTGCATCTGCCAACCTGGCTTCACTGGGGCCCACTGCAAAGACAACATTGATGAGTGCGCTTCCAACCCGTGCCAGAACGGAGCTATCTGCCGAGACAGGGTGAATGAGTATAGCTGTTTCTGTGTGCCTGGGTTCCAAGGATACAACTGTGAAATAGACATCAACGAGTGTGCATCCCGGCCCTGTAAAAACAATGGCACCTGCCTGAATGAGATGGATCACTATCTGTGCACGTGCATCCCCGGCTACACAG GAATAAACTGTGAAGCTGAAATAGATGAATGTGATTCGTATCCTTGTCAGAATGGGGCCTTGTGCAGTGATCACATTGGGTTCTACACCTGCACCTGTATGCCAGGTTACCAAGGAATCCAGTGTGAGGTGGACATCAATGAATGTATAAGCCAGCCATGCCAGCACAATGGGACGTGTCATGATCTCATTAACAG TTACCAATGTGACTGCAGTGACACAGGCTTTGAAGGGGACCATTGTGAATTGGATATCCTGGAGTGTGCCTCTGAGCCCTGTCTGAACAATGCCACGTGTGTTGAAGGAATCAAGAACTACAGCTGTGCCTGCTGGACAG GTTACACAGGGCAGCGTTGTGAAGAGGATGTGAACGAGTGTGCGACAGATCCCTGTCACAACGGAGGTGTGTGCTTTGAGCGATCCAACCAGTCCTATTATGGGTCACAACCTGACTTCCCCAGCGATTTCAGCTACAGCCAAGCAGCTGGCTTCCTCTGTTGGTGTCAGCCAGGCTTTGCAG GGGAGACCTGCTTTACTAACATCGATGAGTGCGAATCCCAGCCATGTCAGAATGGCGGTCACTGTGTGGACCTTGTTGATGGCTTTCTTTGTCATTGTTTACCAGGTTATTCAG GTGTGGAATGTGCTGTTAACATCAATGAGTGTGAGGAGGGTCCCTGCAAGAATGGAGCTGTCTGTGAGGATGGCATTGCTGACTATACCTGCCACTGTGCCCCTAGCCAGGATGGCATTGTCTGGGGAGGGAAGAACTGCTCTGTCAAGCTCACTGGGTGCCAGACACATGACTGCCAAAATGAGGCCTTGTGTATCCCGACTTACCAAGCTGAGAGCCACGGCcacctgtgccagtgccagcCTGGTTTCTATGATGCCACATGCTCAACACCaacaacattttcctttgcttccagAGGGTATCTCCTCATTGAGCTGCCCGTGAACAATCAGAGCAGGAGGGAGGtagcaggagagcagcttgcCAGTGTGTCCCTCCGGTTCCGAACCACCCTGCCCAGCGCCATCCTTTTTTACCGAGGCCGTGAAGCTGAATACTTGTTCCTGGAGCTCTTTGATGGCATTCTACGTGCACAACTGAAGAGGCAGGATGAGTACCTGCTGCGGCTGGAGGGGCTGAGAGTTGATGATGGCCACTGGCATAAAGTTGAAGTTGTTCTGCAGAACACTGTGCAGCTCAAACTCTGGCACGACTCCTGTGATGCAGGTATCTGCGTGCAGAGCTCTCCTGTCCCACACAACGCTACTGCAATCCCACACACCTTCCTGAGCATGTATATTGGAGGTGCTGAGGATCCACTGGCCAACAACACACAGAGTCAGCAGGGCTTTGTTGGCTGCCTGGAAGACTTGCAGGTGGATGCTGAAGCTGTGCTCCCGGTGGCTCTCCCTGTGAGTGAGGTTTCCCCTGTGACACAGGGCTGCGACCGCACTGAGTGGTGCCTCTCCAAGCCCTGCTTTCATGGCGGGTTGTGTGTGGACCTTTGGACAACGTTCAGGTGTGACTGTTTGAGGCCATACGGAGGCCCTGTTTGCTCATATG AACACCCAGCAGTAACATTTGGCCTAGAGAATTCTACTagcttttcctctttcatcCTTTCTGATAGCCTTGGTGCAGACTTCAACATCTCCTTTTTCATCCGTAGTCTGAAACCAAATGGTTTACTATTGCAAATCAGCAATGAAACAGACCCCTGCCTCACTATATACTTGAAGAAAGGCAAGCTAAAGATTGAGATGTTATCTACAGATACTGTGACATTTCCGGAAAATTTAGTTGATGGGAGAAGACATCTGGTAGCTCTGTCTTTCCAAGGAGGAATTGTTGGTGCTCACCAACCAGACACGTATGTGGAGCTGGGACAACTGGCAGGACGGCCTCCTTTAACTGGCTATGAAGTGTATATTGGTGGACGTCCTGACCCAGACAGCACTGGCCTGTGGGGAGGGTATTTTAAAGGCTGCTTGCAAGACATCCAACTGAATGGCCACAAAATAGAGTTTTTTCAGGTTGAGAACTACAGTCTGCCAGATGAACTTAATAGGACTCAAAATATTAATCTGGTGAATGGATGCATCTCTGATAACACCTGCAAG TCTGAACCATGTCAGAATGGTGGCACATGCACTGTCACTTGGAATGACTTCCATTGCAGCTGTCCAGCAAATTTCACTGGGAAGTTTTGTGAAGAGAGAGTCTGGTGTGAAAGTGACCCATGTCCTGAAGCTACTACTTGTATAGATGTTCCAGCAGGATATGTGT GTTTGGCTAATGCAACATTTAATAGTTCTGCTGCCATTGAATTTACCACCAATGCATCTGTGACCAGAACTCTGGACAGCCTCCTCATGGATTTCAGAACCAGAGACAAAGACGCTGTTTTGCTTCGGGCTATGGAAGAAGTGGACTCCCTCCAGATAGCTATTAAGAACTCCTCTTTGCTCGTTGACATCAGGAGCGGGAATAATATTGAAGGTGTCAGCTTCCTGAGTCAGAGCGCTGTCACGGATGGCGCCTGGCACACAATCTCTGTGTCAATGGAGGAGCCTTCTGCACTGTCTTCCAGATGGGTGGCTCATTTGGATGGGTCTGTTAATATGActttgcagggaaatgctggGAACCTGGATTTCTTAAAGAACAATGCACTGATTGTTCTAGCTGAAAACTTCACGGGCTGCCTAGGACAAGTGAAGATAGGAGGGATCTACCTGCCATTCACTCCCCATCTCTCATATCCCCAGCCAGAACAGTTCCAGCAGTCCAGCAGAACAACTGTCCAGTTAGGCTGCACGGGGGCTGATGTCTGTGCTTCTAATCCTTGCAGCAATGCTGGCATCTGCAAGGACTTGTTCAACTCCTtcagctgtgcctgcagtgctggctggGAGGGGCTGCTCTGCGAGTCCAATATTGATGACTGCCAGTCAAGCCCGTGTGTTCATGGGAACTGCACTGATAGACTAGCAGATTTTCAGTGTGAATGCTTCCGGGGATACATTGGAAAGAAGTGTGACATCAATGTGGATGACTGTGTGCGGCACCAGTGCCAAAATGGAGCTACCTGTGTTGATGGGGTTTATGGCTACTCCTGCAAGTGCCCAGCGCAGTATTCAGGACCTCGCTGCGA aTGGCCATTCCCACCTGAACAATGTGGTAAGAACTTCACCTGTCTGAATGGTGGCAAGTGCATCACTGAGACCTGGGGAGCCAACTGCACTTGCAAGCCAGGTTTCACTGGAAGGAA ttgTCAAATTAATATAAACGAATGTGATCCAAACCCTTGCCAGAATGGAGGTACCTGTCAAGACTCTGAGAACAAATTCAAGTGCTTGTGCAGTGCCAGCTACGCTGGAGAGCGCTGTGACATTAAC aaaggGACTCCAGGtgctttcttcccctccccactAATTGAAGTAGCTGTCCCTGTAGCCTGTGGCTCTTTACTGCTGCTCAGTATTGGTCTCATATTCATGATTATCACTGCAAGGAAGAGGCGCCA